A stretch of Roseofilum reptotaenium CS-1145 DNA encodes these proteins:
- a CDS encoding HEAT repeat domain-containing protein, giving the protein MNHPSPAEFSTVDRLGALSAEETDAFLQSVQAQMVAEEFDSGDRQVLQQMVECLGDSRGMVRLSFAETIGKSIGTPATPVLLEALQHHTNVVVRRAAAKTLTLIADPTAVPTLVQALLNDDDMVVKGSSVGALARTGEVAVPALLEILSNPNHPENYKGLVGWALAFIGSEAKDLVYEQMDSESPEVRAAVIEVIVQVAQENPGNCDRELELLLQSLNDAASIVRCEAATALGNLKYTKGIPPLLELLQHSEAESRKSAALSLMKIGDLTVIDSLQTALTQESEPPVAQVIKLAITKLENSVPEDDDWDEE; this is encoded by the coding sequence ATGAACCATCCCTCTCCTGCTGAATTTTCCACTGTAGATCGCCTGGGTGCTTTGTCTGCTGAAGAAACCGATGCTTTTTTGCAAAGCGTGCAAGCGCAAATGGTCGCTGAAGAGTTTGATAGTGGCGATCGCCAAGTGTTGCAGCAAATGGTAGAGTGCTTGGGCGACTCTAGAGGGATGGTGCGCCTCAGTTTTGCGGAAACCATCGGAAAAAGTATTGGTACACCTGCCACCCCGGTCTTATTGGAAGCTCTGCAACATCATACCAATGTGGTCGTGCGACGAGCAGCAGCGAAAACCTTAACCTTAATCGCTGACCCTACAGCAGTTCCCACGTTGGTGCAAGCCCTGCTCAATGATGATGATATGGTGGTTAAAGGCTCTTCTGTAGGTGCTTTAGCCAGAACCGGAGAAGTCGCAGTTCCGGCTCTACTGGAGATTCTCTCCAATCCCAACCATCCAGAGAATTATAAGGGATTAGTCGGTTGGGCATTAGCCTTTATTGGTTCGGAAGCGAAGGATTTGGTTTATGAACAAATGGATTCTGAGTCCCCGGAAGTGCGAGCAGCAGTGATAGAAGTGATTGTGCAAGTGGCTCAAGAAAATCCCGGAAACTGCGATCGCGAACTTGAGCTATTATTACAATCCTTAAATGATGCTGCCTCTATCGTGCGCTGTGAAGCCGCAACCGCGTTAGGCAATTTGAAATATACCAAAGGCATTCCTCCACTTTTAGAGCTACTCCAGCATTCAGAGGCAGAAAGTCGCAAAAGCGCAGCTCTATCCTTAATGAAAATTGGCGACTTGACTGTGATAGACTCCCTACAAACCGCCTTAACTCAGGAGAGCGAACCCCCTGTAGCGCAAGTGATTAAACTGGCAATCACGAAACTGGAAAATAGCGTCCCAGAAGACGATGATTGGGACGAAGAGTAA
- a CDS encoding sulfotransferase domain-containing protein, translating into MVDYLIIGAQKSGTTSLYHHLIQHPGISAATEKELHFFSLHFDRGVSWYKEQFPQPGIKGEASPYYLYHPCVPQRVHQCYPDVKLIVLLRDPVKRAISHYYHEVRWGFESLGLEAAIASEPQRLQTEVEKIQANPLYHSFNHRHYSYLERGVYIDQLLRWQQYFPPEQFLILLAEDFYAHPQAIADQVYEFLQLPPYTLTDPPVYDAGDYPDVSPQLYQQLTDYFTPHNQRLSVYLHQPLPWTMTKPSSPIDYEGAWDNYAQNWTSTDPDYQHVGDEWIGKKAGAAFSLSEYEQLIETHLIAPYIESGDRVLEIGIGGGKTAALLLNYCQELVCADISAQMLKATQQRLGTERTSYVKLNGLTLEGVEPASIDVCFCYDTMVHIEPRDIYNYLVQIPPLLRGRRLCLFHHSNILSPLGWEKFLNDYPHNLLGKRDGTAFSIMTNEIMEKFLTTLGYEILEQNTELVPRDCIWICRAPEPLFSP; encoded by the coding sequence ATGGTCGATTACCTGATTATAGGGGCGCAAAAAAGCGGGACAACTTCCCTCTATCATCATCTGATTCAACATCCAGGGATAAGTGCAGCGACGGAAAAGGAACTCCATTTCTTTAGCTTACACTTCGATCGCGGCGTTTCCTGGTATAAGGAACAGTTTCCCCAACCGGGAATCAAAGGGGAAGCGAGTCCCTATTATCTCTATCATCCCTGTGTTCCCCAACGGGTTCACCAATGTTATCCAGATGTGAAGTTGATTGTGCTATTGCGCGATCCGGTCAAGCGGGCAATTTCCCATTATTATCATGAGGTAAGGTGGGGATTTGAATCGTTGGGATTAGAAGCAGCGATCGCCAGTGAACCCCAGCGACTGCAAACAGAAGTGGAAAAAATCCAAGCCAATCCCCTTTATCATAGCTTTAACCATCGCCATTACAGTTATTTAGAGCGAGGTGTATACATCGATCAACTGCTCCGTTGGCAGCAATATTTTCCTCCAGAACAATTCCTGATTTTACTCGCGGAAGATTTTTATGCTCATCCCCAGGCGATCGCCGATCAAGTCTATGAATTTCTGCAATTACCGCCCTATACTTTAACTGACCCTCCCGTTTATGATGCTGGAGATTACCCCGACGTTTCTCCCCAACTGTATCAACAGCTTACCGACTATTTTACCCCTCACAACCAACGTTTATCTGTTTATCTTCATCAACCCTTACCTTGGACTATGACTAAACCATCCAGCCCCATTGATTATGAAGGCGCTTGGGATAATTACGCCCAAAATTGGACATCTACTGATCCTGACTATCAGCATGTTGGCGATGAATGGATCGGAAAAAAAGCCGGAGCTGCATTTTCCCTGTCTGAATACGAACAGTTAATCGAAACCCATTTAATCGCACCTTATATCGAATCCGGCGATCGCGTCCTAGAAATTGGCATTGGTGGAGGTAAAACCGCTGCCCTATTATTGAACTATTGTCAAGAGTTAGTTTGTGCTGATATTTCCGCCCAAATGCTCAAAGCTACTCAACAAAGATTAGGAACTGAACGGACATCCTACGTCAAACTTAATGGACTCACCCTAGAAGGCGTTGAACCGGCAAGTATTGATGTGTGTTTCTGTTACGATACCATGGTTCATATTGAACCGCGAGATATTTATAATTATCTAGTTCAAATCCCCCCACTTTTGCGCGGCAGACGACTCTGTTTATTCCACCATAGTAATATCCTCTCCCCCCTCGGATGGGAAAAATTCCTCAATGACTATCCCCATAATCTCCTCGGAAAACGAGATGGAACTGCTTTTTCTATTATGACCAATGAAATCATGGAAAAATTCCTTACCACCTTGGGCTATGAAATCTTAGAACAAAATACGGAATTAGTCCCCAGAGATTGTATTTGGATCTGTCGCGCTCCCGAACCCCTCTTCTCTCCTTGA
- a CDS encoding AzlC family ABC transporter permease encodes MIQLQEGSHSKRRILSPQAEFWTGARDILPLIIGAIPFGIIFGTLATSNGLSISGALAMSAFVFAGSSQFIAVGLMAAGTGWLLIVLTTFIVNLRHLLYAVSLLPYVQSLPQRWQAILGFFLTDESFAIAIRRYEQVDGASMKHWYFLGASVTMYVSWQLSTLLGITIGQTLPNAANWGLDFAMSVTFIGMIVPYVKTKPMAIATLVSGMVALLAYPLPHKLGLIVAAIAGITAGVLSERVLKPRPNL; translated from the coding sequence ATGATCCAACTTCAAGAAGGTTCTCATTCAAAGAGGCGGATTCTATCTCCCCAGGCTGAATTCTGGACTGGCGCGCGGGATATCTTGCCGCTGATTATCGGGGCGATTCCCTTTGGCATTATCTTTGGTACGTTGGCGACCAGCAATGGCTTATCCATTAGTGGCGCGTTGGCAATGTCAGCCTTTGTATTTGCGGGATCGTCTCAGTTCATTGCTGTGGGTCTAATGGCGGCAGGAACAGGCTGGCTGCTGATTGTGTTGACTACCTTTATCGTCAATCTTCGCCATTTGCTGTACGCGGTTAGCCTCCTTCCCTACGTCCAATCCCTGCCCCAACGCTGGCAGGCGATTCTGGGATTTTTTCTCACAGATGAGTCATTTGCCATTGCCATTCGACGTTACGAACAGGTTGATGGTGCTTCGATGAAGCACTGGTACTTTTTGGGAGCATCAGTGACGATGTATGTCAGTTGGCAATTGTCCACGCTGCTTGGCATTACGATCGGTCAGACTCTACCCAATGCTGCGAATTGGGGACTTGATTTTGCCATGTCTGTTACTTTCATCGGCATGATTGTGCCCTATGTCAAAACAAAGCCCATGGCGATCGCCACCCTCGTTTCTGGGATGGTTGCTCTGCTTGCCTATCCTTTACCTCACAAACTGGGGCTGATCGTAGCGGCGATCGCTGGAATTACTGCTGGTGTCCTCAGCGAACGGGTTCTCAAACCCAGACCGAATCTATGA
- a CDS encoding AbrB/MazE/SpoVT family DNA-binding domain-containing protein has translation MVFKIAKWGNTLAIRIPQSLAQEIPLSEGTDVDLVVIDGNLVIKPRSHSSYSLEELVTAITPENCHREQDSGVAVGNEVW, from the coding sequence ATGGTTTTCAAAATTGCTAAATGGGGAAATACCCTAGCGATTCGTATTCCTCAATCTCTAGCTCAGGAGATTCCTCTTTCTGAAGGAACTGACGTTGATCTAGTGGTCATTGATGGTAATTTGGTGATTAAACCGCGATCGCATTCCTCCTATTCCCTAGAAGAATTAGTTACCGCTATTACTCCAGAAAATTGCCATAGAGAGCAAGACAGTGGTGTAGCTGTGGGGAACGAGGTGTGGTGA
- a CDS encoding AzlD domain-containing protein: MIHEELMIAGMAIVTFSIRYVIFGASHHITLSPSLLNALRYVPPVVLTAIVVPEVLISDGGLDMSWMNARLVGAISAVLIATTTQNLLFTIGLGMAIFLGWNGVLNLLF; encoded by the coding sequence ATGATCCATGAAGAACTTATGATTGCGGGAATGGCGATCGTCACGTTCTCGATTCGCTATGTCATCTTTGGGGCGAGTCACCATATCACCCTGTCTCCCTCGTTATTGAATGCCTTGCGCTACGTCCCGCCTGTGGTGTTGACGGCGATTGTGGTGCCAGAAGTGTTAATCAGTGATGGTGGGCTAGATATGAGTTGGATGAATGCTCGCTTAGTCGGGGCGATCAGCGCTGTTCTGATTGCCACAACGACTCAGAATCTCTTGTTCACCATTGGTCTAGGTATGGCTATATTCTTAGGCTGGAATGGGGTTCTCAACCTATTGTTTTAA
- a CDS encoding TetR/AcrR family transcriptional regulator, with the protein MSKPSDPTAKKEKQRRNPEVTKANILAAAIEEFAQYGLSGARTEAIATRSGVTKAMLCYYFKNKETLYQSVLQELVDEINQAFQSIDVERLSPEQALETVVRNYIEFEVSHRWHGMLWFQEAIQNQGRYGEQTGWEAGFQSIVQILERGIAEGKFRPVDPFLTAINILGVCSFYFDAYENLKYLKSEKALLSAEMVKQQTETAVEFILAGVTTS; encoded by the coding sequence GTGTCCAAGCCATCTGACCCTACTGCCAAGAAAGAGAAACAAAGGCGTAATCCGGAAGTGACAAAAGCTAATATTCTGGCCGCCGCGATTGAAGAATTTGCACAGTATGGTTTATCTGGCGCAAGGACGGAAGCGATCGCCACGCGTAGCGGAGTGACTAAAGCAATGCTCTGCTACTACTTTAAAAACAAAGAAACCTTGTATCAATCCGTCTTGCAGGAGCTGGTTGATGAAATTAACCAGGCCTTTCAATCCATTGATGTGGAGAGATTATCTCCTGAACAGGCATTAGAAACGGTTGTGCGCAACTATATCGAGTTTGAGGTGAGTCATCGTTGGCATGGAATGCTCTGGTTTCAAGAAGCCATTCAGAATCAAGGACGCTACGGCGAACAGACCGGTTGGGAAGCTGGGTTTCAATCCATTGTTCAGATCTTGGAGCGAGGAATTGCTGAAGGGAAATTTCGACCGGTCGATCCATTTCTGACCGCCATTAATATCTTAGGGGTTTGTTCTTTCTACTTTGATGCCTATGAAAACTTGAAGTATCTCAAGAGCGAGAAAGCACTCCTGAGTGCTGAAATGGTTAAACAGCAAACTGAAACGGCAGTTGAATTCATTCTTGCTGGAGTAACGACTTCTTGA
- the mazF gene encoding endoribonuclease MazF yields MISEDGYVPKRGDIVYINFNPTKGHEQKGSRPAFVVSPYSYNVRTSLALFMPITRQQKGYPFEVVLPLQLQTQGVILVDQIKCLDWQARKVDFKETVPEDVVEEVQAKIEPLIL; encoded by the coding sequence GTGATTTCAGAAGATGGCTATGTTCCCAAGCGAGGAGATATTGTCTATATCAACTTTAATCCCACTAAAGGCCATGAGCAAAAAGGTTCCCGACCTGCTTTTGTGGTATCACCGTATAGTTACAATGTGAGAACTTCCCTGGCATTATTCATGCCAATTACGCGACAGCAGAAGGGGTATCCTTTTGAGGTGGTGTTGCCTTTGCAGCTACAGACTCAGGGAGTCATCTTAGTCGATCAAATTAAGTGCTTGGATTGGCAAGCTAGGAAGGTAGATTTTAAAGAGACTGTACCAGAAGATGTGGTAGAGGAAGTTCAGGCTAAAATTGAACCTCTAATTTTGTAA
- a CDS encoding AraC family transcriptional regulator — MAHQISTTEQVKFWRDPVLNDLEMLHATYITYSFSRHAHEGFGIAIVESGAMEFEYEGDTYIAPPGSVVVTQPGAIHTGGAVLETGWTYRTLLPAADWLQQAATELAERPKGIPYFASPLIHDKRLNHLLLQLHRSLEAMPSPLERESRFLWGMAQLINAHASDRSWVKPIGQEHSTVEQVREYLNANYHTNISLEELANLVDLTPLRLLRTFRKQVGLPPHTYLNQVRVYQAKRLLAAGWSIINTALETGFTDQSHLHRHFKKIVGLTPGQYVRGCKNVQD, encoded by the coding sequence ATGGCGCATCAGATATCCACAACCGAACAGGTCAAATTTTGGCGCGATCCAGTCCTCAACGATCTGGAAATGCTGCACGCCACCTACATTACCTATTCCTTCTCGCGCCATGCTCACGAAGGCTTTGGCATCGCCATTGTGGAATCTGGGGCAATGGAGTTTGAATATGAAGGCGATACCTACATTGCTCCACCCGGGAGCGTAGTCGTGACCCAACCGGGGGCGATTCATACAGGAGGGGCAGTCTTGGAAACAGGGTGGACTTATCGCACGCTCTTGCCCGCCGCTGATTGGCTCCAGCAAGCTGCCACCGAATTAGCCGAACGCCCCAAGGGAATTCCCTATTTTGCCTCACCCCTCATTCACGATAAACGCCTCAATCACTTACTTCTCCAACTGCATCGCAGCCTCGAAGCTATGCCATCCCCCTTAGAACGGGAATCCCGCTTTCTGTGGGGCATGGCGCAACTGATTAATGCCCATGCAAGCGATCGCTCCTGGGTCAAACCCATCGGTCAAGAACATTCAACCGTTGAACAGGTACGCGAGTATTTAAATGCCAACTACCATACCAATATTTCCCTCGAAGAACTGGCTAACTTGGTGGATCTAACTCCATTGCGACTCTTGCGCACCTTCCGCAAACAGGTCGGCTTGCCACCCCACACCTATCTCAACCAAGTGCGCGTTTACCAAGCTAAACGGTTACTCGCAGCAGGCTGGTCCATTATCAATACTGCGTTGGAAACAGGCTTTACCGATCAAAGCCATCTTCACCGCCACTTCAAGAAAATAGTTGGACTCACTCCAGGACAGTATGTCCGAGGCTGCAAAAACGTACAAGATTAA
- a CDS encoding glycosyltransferase family 4 protein has product MKILFLHPNFPAQFRHLANVFGSNPNNQVVFITKNERPEWVIPGVRKVLFNPSREPRPETHHYVRPLESAVLYGQSVYRVAEKLRAEGFIPDIMYGHSGWGPTLFLKEVFPESPLLCYYEWFYHARGTDADFDPSEPLSADDLCRIRVKNAGILQDLYNCDWGVCPTQWQKSQFPPEFQSKLSVIFDGIDTDYFKPNPGAKMKFTGEGYSKFIEPLDLSGVDEIVTYATRGMEPYRGFPQFMESIVYLQEKRPNCHVVIVGEDRVCYGKSLPDGKTYKQAMLERLNLDMSRVHFTGPLPYGLYLQVLQASTVRVYLTRPFVLSWSMMESLATGCLIVGSDTAPVREMIRDGENGLLVDFFSPKEIAQRVGEALDNPDQMAPLREKARELIVEQYALKDLLPKHVQIVENIATGNLPNADGDGFTPQMKAYMQNGNEKGAKGKKKKKSKGFALP; this is encoded by the coding sequence ATGAAAATCCTATTTTTACACCCCAATTTTCCCGCCCAATTCCGCCATTTAGCCAACGTCTTTGGCAGCAACCCCAACAATCAAGTCGTTTTCATTACCAAAAATGAACGCCCAGAATGGGTGATTCCCGGAGTGCGAAAAGTTCTGTTTAATCCCAGTCGAGAACCGCGACCCGAAACCCATCACTATGTCCGCCCCTTAGAAAGCGCTGTTTTGTATGGTCAAAGTGTGTATCGAGTTGCGGAGAAACTGAGAGCAGAAGGATTTATTCCCGATATTATGTATGGCCATTCTGGATGGGGGCCAACTTTATTTTTGAAAGAAGTTTTCCCAGAATCTCCCCTTCTGTGCTATTACGAATGGTTTTATCACGCTAGGGGAACCGATGCTGATTTTGACCCCTCAGAACCCCTTTCGGCTGATGATTTATGTCGAATTCGGGTTAAAAATGCTGGGATTTTACAAGACTTATATAACTGTGATTGGGGAGTTTGTCCGACCCAGTGGCAAAAGTCCCAATTTCCGCCAGAATTTCAGAGCAAGTTATCCGTAATTTTCGATGGCATCGACACAGATTATTTTAAGCCCAATCCAGGCGCAAAAATGAAATTCACCGGTGAAGGATACAGTAAATTTATTGAGCCACTCGATTTATCTGGAGTCGATGAAATCGTCACCTATGCCACTAGGGGAATGGAACCCTATCGCGGGTTTCCCCAGTTCATGGAATCGATTGTTTATCTTCAGGAAAAGCGCCCCAATTGTCATGTGGTGATTGTGGGAGAAGACCGAGTGTGTTACGGTAAGTCTTTGCCCGATGGAAAAACCTATAAGCAGGCCATGTTAGAGCGCCTAAACTTGGATATGTCACGGGTTCATTTTACCGGGCCTCTCCCCTATGGACTCTATTTACAAGTTCTACAAGCCTCTACTGTGCGAGTCTATTTAACCCGACCGTTTGTATTATCTTGGTCGATGATGGAATCCTTAGCTACAGGATGTTTAATCGTGGGTTCGGATACTGCTCCGGTACGGGAAATGATCCGGGATGGAGAGAATGGTTTATTGGTGGATTTCTTCTCACCGAAAGAGATTGCTCAACGGGTAGGTGAGGCTTTAGATAATCCCGATCAAATGGCTCCTTTGCGCGAAAAGGCGAGGGAATTAATTGTGGAGCAATATGCGCTCAAGGATTTGTTACCTAAGCATGTTCAAATTGTGGAAAATATTGCCACGGGAAATTTACCCAATGCGGATGGAGATGGGTTTACCCCCCAGATGAAAGCGTATATGCAAAATGGCAATGAGAAGGGGGCGAAGGGTAAGAAGAAGAAGAAATCTAAGGGGTTTGCCTTGCCATAA